One Streptomyces mobaraensis NBRC 13819 = DSM 40847 DNA segment encodes these proteins:
- a CDS encoding type III polyketide synthase, with product MATLCRPAIAVPEHIITREETLELARTLHADHPQLELALRLIGNTGVQTRHLVQPIEATLKHPGFTARNNLYEAEAKARVPDVVNRALEHAELTVRDIDMIVYVSCTGFMMPSMTAWLINTMGFRSETRQLPIAQLGCAAGGAAVNRAHDFCSAYPGSNVLIVACEFCSLLYQPTDLGVGNLLSNGLFGDAIASAVVRGDGGTGVKLERNGSHLVPDTEEWISYGVKDTGFHFILDKRVPGTMAMLAPAMREMAEPYEWDVSELDFYIVHAGGPRILDDLGKYLRLEQSMFRYSRQTLVERGNIASAVVFDALERLFQDGGAEHAARGVIAGFGPGITAEIALGTWSGAVTGNGHRARKTSADRNSSVTLPA from the coding sequence ATGGCGACTCTGTGCAGACCGGCCATCGCCGTCCCCGAGCACATCATCACCAGGGAAGAGACCCTGGAACTGGCGCGCACCCTGCACGCGGACCACCCGCAGCTGGAGCTGGCGCTGCGGCTCATCGGCAACACCGGGGTCCAGACCCGGCACCTGGTGCAGCCGATCGAGGCCACCCTCAAGCATCCGGGCTTCACCGCCCGGAACAACCTCTACGAGGCGGAGGCCAAGGCGCGGGTGCCCGATGTGGTGAACCGGGCGCTGGAGCACGCGGAACTGACCGTCCGGGACATCGACATGATCGTGTACGTGTCCTGTACGGGCTTCATGATGCCCTCGATGACCGCGTGGCTCATCAACACCATGGGTTTCAGGAGCGAGACCCGCCAACTGCCCATCGCCCAGCTCGGATGCGCGGCGGGAGGGGCGGCGGTCAACCGCGCCCATGACTTCTGCAGCGCCTACCCCGGGTCCAATGTGCTCATCGTGGCGTGTGAGTTCTGCTCCCTGCTCTACCAGCCCACCGACCTCGGAGTCGGCAACCTGCTCTCCAACGGCCTGTTCGGCGACGCCATCGCCTCCGCCGTGGTCCGCGGGGACGGCGGTACGGGAGTGAAGCTCGAGCGCAACGGTTCGCACTTGGTGCCGGACACCGAGGAGTGGATCTCCTACGGGGTGAAGGACACCGGGTTCCACTTCATCCTGGACAAACGGGTGCCGGGCACGATGGCCATGCTGGCCCCGGCGATGCGGGAGATGGCCGAACCGTACGAGTGGGACGTCTCCGAGCTGGACTTCTACATCGTGCACGCGGGCGGTCCCCGCATCCTCGACGACCTCGGCAAGTACCTGCGGCTGGAGCAGTCGATGTTCCGCTACAGCCGGCAGACGCTGGTCGAGCGGGGAAACATCGCCAGCGCGGTCGTCTTCGACGCGCTGGAACGGCTGTTCCAGGACGGCGGCGCCGAGCACGCGGCGCGCGGTGTGATCGCCGGCTTCGGGCCGGGCATCACCGCCGAGATCGCCCTGGGCACCTGGTCGGGCGCGGTCACCGGCAACGGCCACCGCGCCCGCAAGACGTCCGCCGACCGGAACTCTTCCGTGACACTGCCGGCCTGA
- a CDS encoding tellurite resistance TerB family protein, which yields MALWDRLKESATTMQGQLVAKKNDLKSGAFRDASMAMCALVAAADGSVDASERQRVASLIATNEVLQNFPADDLHAKFTDYCQKLAADFDFGKVSLLQTIGKVQKKPTEARAVIQIGIVIGGADGDFDKEEQAVVREACFAVGIAPSEFDL from the coding sequence ATGGCGCTCTGGGACCGGCTCAAGGAATCGGCCACGACGATGCAGGGCCAGCTGGTCGCGAAGAAGAACGACCTCAAGAGCGGTGCGTTCCGCGACGCGAGCATGGCGATGTGCGCGCTGGTGGCGGCGGCCGACGGTTCGGTGGACGCCTCGGAGCGGCAGCGCGTCGCCTCGCTGATCGCCACCAACGAGGTGCTGCAGAACTTCCCCGCGGACGACCTGCACGCGAAGTTCACGGACTACTGCCAGAAGCTGGCCGCCGACTTCGACTTCGGCAAGGTGAGCCTGCTCCAGACCATCGGCAAGGTCCAGAAGAAGCCCACCGAGGCGCGTGCCGTCATCCAGATCGGCATCGTCATCGGCGGCGCGGACGGCGACTTCGACAAGGAGGAGCAGGCCGTCGTGCGCGAGGCGTGCTTCGCCGTGGGCATCGCGCCCTCCGAGTTCGACCTCTGA